A window of Pan paniscus chromosome 10, NHGRI_mPanPan1-v2.0_pri, whole genome shotgun sequence contains these coding sequences:
- the PDE6H gene encoding retinal cone rhodopsin-sensitive cGMP 3',5'-cyclic phosphodiesterase subunit gamma: MSDNATLAAPASNQGPTTPRKGPPKFKQRQTRQFKSKPPKKGVKGFGDDIPGMEGLGTDITVICPWEAFSHLELHELAQFGII; encoded by the exons ATGAGTGACAACGCTACTCTGGCTGCTCCAGCTTCAAACCAGGGTCCTACCACCCCACGCAAAGgccctcccaagttcaagcagagGCAGACTCGCCAATTCAAGAGTAAACCTCCAAAGAAAGGTGTGAAAGG ATTTGGAGATGACATTCCAGGAATGGAGGGGCTAGGAACAG ATATCACAGTGATTTGTCCATGGGAGGCATTCAGCCACCTGGAATTGCATGAGCTCGCTCAGTTTGGGATTATCTGA